A genomic window from Maledivibacter sp. includes:
- a CDS encoding CotS family spore coat protein, whose translation MKDRINEIVKEFGLKLMKKVPRKDYYIVYTDEGTFYLKKVDLKKSQIHFIHNAKEYLVYRGFKNIDRYVMANKVPYVKKDKDYYIMTKLIGGRKYDINNTEELKKASMTLASLHNASRGYVPRRSSKIISNMEKLQKIYLEKCEDYIYIKSLIKMRSAKGLVDNLFLENIDMLYDMALESVKMLQKNGYFELCQREALERYICHNNYNHNNIIIDKNEEFNVINFDRCRFELRCFDIARFMVDVMDRTKWEFDTVLAILKAYDSIRSLDKREYKIMISFLQFPQAIWEIATKYYYEEYDLSRDRYYKALKDKIEKLPYKLGVLNKYKNEFL comes from the coding sequence ATGAAGGATAGGATCAATGAGATAGTCAAGGAATTTGGTTTGAAATTAATGAAGAAGGTACCCCGTAAAGATTATTATATTGTATATACCGATGAAGGTACTTTTTATCTGAAAAAAGTCGATCTTAAGAAATCTCAAATACATTTTATACATAATGCAAAGGAATATTTAGTATATAGAGGTTTTAAGAATATAGATAGGTATGTGATGGCAAATAAAGTACCCTATGTAAAAAAGGATAAGGATTATTATATTATGACGAAGCTTATAGGTGGAAGAAAGTATGATATTAATAATACTGAGGAGTTGAAAAAAGCTTCAATGACCCTAGCCTCCCTACATAATGCATCAAGGGGTTATGTTCCTAGAAGGAGCAGTAAAATAATATCGAACATGGAAAAACTACAGAAAATTTATCTGGAAAAATGTGAAGATTACATATATATAAAGAGTCTTATAAAAATGAGGTCTGCTAAGGGCTTAGTAGATAATTTGTTTCTAGAAAATATAGATATGCTATATGATATGGCTTTAGAATCCGTAAAAATGCTTCAAAAAAATGGTTACTTTGAGCTTTGCCAAAGGGAGGCATTAGAAAGATATATTTGCCATAATAATTATAATCATAACAATATCATTATAGATAAAAATGAAGAATTTAATGTAATAAATTTTGATAGATGTAGATTTGAATTGAGGTGCTTTGATATAGCTAGATTTATGGTGGATGTAATGGACAGGACTAAATGGGAATTTGATACTGTATTAGCCATACTAAAGGCCTATGATAGTATAAGGAGCTTGGATAAAAGAGAATATAAGATAATGATCTCCTTCCTACAATTTCCCCAAGCTATTTGGGAAATAGCAACTAAATATTATTATGAAGAATACGATCTATCTAGGGATAGATATTATAAGGCATTAAAGGATAAAATAGAAAAACTGCCATATAAGCTTGGGGTTTTGAATAAATATAAAAATGAGTTTCTTTAA
- a CDS encoding sigma 54-interacting transcriptional regulator — MKYIDRYFRTIIENIKDALIGIDKNGNINMINSTAEELLGLRFEDVIRERISEVIPNSRLLRVIETKKEEINQKFTSNGRQFRVSRLPILEDGQIQGAICLFHDVTDYNKISKKLDEDEVYIDILNTILDTFNEWYIVVDKNGLITMMSKAYKEFVGCPNPEGKHVTDVIENTRMHIVIKTGIMEVGEIQEVKGSRMIAMRIPLKKDGRIIGAVGKTMFKDVSDLVSLSKKISKLEKEIEYYKNELADKRVAKYTFENLVGDSSSMNDVKALAKKSAKTNSNVLILGESGTGKELFAHALHNASGRNLGPFVKINCAAIPAELLESELFGYEEGAFTGAKKGGKKGKFELANGGTILLDEIGDMPLTMQAKLLRVLQEKEVERLGGNILKNIDVRIIASTNKDLEKLVRKNEFREDLFYRLNVMVIKLPALRERKEDIEALANDLKMKIANRLGLYVEGISQDAIEYLKSYDWPGNIRELENVIERAINLLDTDLIIKSKHLPSRITRKKSKTYLMGNRSLKNIVEEVEKEVIIGCLEKTNGNKNKAAKLLGISRVGLYKKIDRYALDDF; from the coding sequence ATGAAATATATCGATAGATATTTTAGAACCATAATAGAAAATATTAAGGATGCATTGATAGGTATAGATAAGAATGGTAACATCAATATGATTAACAGTACGGCTGAGGAGCTTTTGGGTCTGAGGTTTGAGGATGTTATAAGGGAAAGAATAAGTGAGGTTATTCCAAATAGTAGACTTCTTAGGGTGATTGAAACAAAAAAAGAAGAAATAAATCAAAAATTTACTAGTAACGGAAGACAATTTAGAGTCAGTAGACTTCCTATATTAGAGGATGGACAGATTCAAGGCGCCATATGCTTATTCCATGATGTAACAGATTACAATAAGATAAGTAAAAAGCTTGATGAAGATGAAGTGTACATAGATATATTAAATACTATTTTAGACACCTTTAATGAATGGTATATAGTTGTAGATAAAAATGGGCTAATTACCATGATGAGTAAAGCCTATAAGGAATTTGTAGGATGCCCCAATCCAGAAGGAAAGCATGTAACCGATGTCATTGAAAATACAAGAATGCACATAGTTATAAAAACCGGAATAATGGAAGTGGGAGAAATACAGGAAGTAAAGGGCAGTAGAATGATCGCCATGCGTATCCCACTTAAAAAGGATGGCAGGATAATTGGTGCGGTTGGAAAGACTATGTTTAAGGATGTCAGTGACTTGGTATCCCTAAGCAAGAAGATAAGTAAGCTGGAGAAGGAAATAGAATATTACAAGAATGAATTGGCTGATAAGAGGGTAGCTAAATATACCTTTGAGAATCTAGTTGGAGATAGCTCTAGCATGAATGATGTTAAGGCATTAGCAAAAAAGTCGGCAAAAACTAATTCAAATGTTTTGATACTAGGTGAAAGTGGTACTGGAAAGGAGCTTTTTGCCCACGCACTTCATAATGCCAGTGGTAGAAATCTAGGCCCCTTTGTAAAAATTAATTGTGCAGCAATACCGGCTGAACTATTGGAATCGGAATTGTTTGGATATGAAGAAGGAGCATTTACTGGAGCAAAAAAAGGTGGAAAAAAGGGTAAATTTGAGTTGGCAAATGGAGGTACCATATTACTTGATGAAATAGGGGACATGCCCCTTACCATGCAGGCAAAGCTCTTAAGAGTACTACAGGAAAAAGAAGTGGAAAGACTAGGGGGAAATATATTAAAAAATATTGATGTAAGGATAATTGCCTCAACAAATAAGGATTTAGAAAAACTTGTAAGAAAAAATGAATTCAGAGAGGATCTTTTTTATAGATTGAATGTAATGGTAATTAAATTGCCAGCCCTTAGAGAAAGAAAGGAAGATATAGAAGCCCTTGCCAATGATTTGAAAATGAAAATCGCCAATAGATTAGGTCTATATGTTGAGGGCATATCTCAAGATGCCATAGAATATCTGAAAAGCTATGATTGGCCTGGCAACATTAGAGAATTGGAAAATGTAATAGAAAGAGCTATTAACCTATTAGATACGGATTTAATTATAAAATCTAAACATTTACCCTCAAGAATTACCAGAAAAAAAAGCAAAACATATCTAATGGGAAATAGAAGTTTAAAGAACATTGTTGAAGAGGTAGAAAAAGAAGTTATTATTGGATGCTTAGAAAAAACCAATGGAAATAAGAATAAAGCTGCAAAGCTTCTGGGAATTAGTAGAGTTGGACTATATAAAAAAATAGATAGATATGCATTGGATGATTTTTAA
- a CDS encoding acyl CoA:acetate/3-ketoacid CoA transferase: MRVRVLNAQEAVKLIPDNATVATGGFVGIGVPEEVEIALEKQFLETGSPKDLTLVYAAGQGDSKDRGLNHLGHEGLINKVIGGHWGLVPKLQKLALENKVEAYNLPQGVISHLFRDIAAGKPGTVTHVGLKTFIDPRLEGGKINDITKEEIVKLIELDGKEYLFYKAFPVDVALLRGTYADENGNISMEEEAVSLEALSIAAACKNSGGKVIVQVKKIVKSGSLDPKLIKIPGIYVDTVVVAEEENHMQTYGTAYDSSYCGRTHVPVNSIKSLPLNERKIIARRAAMELIPNAIVNLGIGVPEVIAMVANEEGAGDQMVLTVESGPVGGVPGGGLDFGASTNPQAILDQPYQFDFYDGGGLDLAFLGLAQCDKKGNINVSKFGPKIAGCGGFINITQNAKKVVYCGTFTAGGLKIKAEDGKLTIENEGKVKKFVEEVEQITFSGDYAIDNNTPILYITERAVFELGKEGLILTEIAPGIDLQKDVLDLMNFKPIVSDNLQEMDSKIFKDELIGLTI; the protein is encoded by the coding sequence ATGCGTGTCAGAGTATTAAATGCACAGGAAGCTGTAAAATTGATTCCAGATAATGCTACAGTAGCTACTGGAGGATTTGTTGGCATTGGCGTACCAGAAGAAGTAGAAATTGCTTTAGAAAAACAATTTCTTGAAACTGGAAGTCCTAAAGATCTTACTTTAGTATATGCAGCTGGACAAGGTGATAGTAAGGATAGGGGATTAAATCACCTAGGCCACGAGGGTTTAATAAATAAGGTAATCGGTGGACACTGGGGGCTTGTTCCTAAATTACAAAAGCTGGCTCTTGAAAATAAAGTTGAGGCTTACAATTTACCACAAGGGGTAATCTCCCATTTGTTTAGGGATATTGCTGCTGGAAAACCTGGTACTGTTACCCACGTCGGACTTAAAACATTTATAGATCCAAGATTAGAAGGTGGTAAAATAAATGATATTACAAAAGAAGAAATTGTAAAGCTTATAGAACTTGATGGCAAGGAATACTTATTCTATAAAGCATTCCCGGTAGATGTAGCTCTTTTAAGGGGTACATATGCCGATGAAAATGGAAATATTTCAATGGAAGAAGAAGCAGTTTCCTTAGAAGCTTTATCAATAGCTGCTGCTTGTAAAAACTCAGGTGGTAAAGTAATAGTACAGGTTAAAAAGATAGTAAAATCAGGGTCTTTAGATCCAAAACTTATAAAAATACCTGGTATATATGTAGACACAGTTGTTGTAGCTGAAGAAGAAAATCATATGCAAACCTATGGAACAGCATATGACTCTTCCTATTGTGGTAGAACTCATGTGCCAGTAAATTCAATAAAGTCATTACCATTAAATGAAAGAAAGATTATTGCAAGAAGAGCTGCTATGGAGCTTATTCCTAATGCAATAGTTAATCTTGGAATAGGTGTACCAGAGGTAATTGCCATGGTAGCAAATGAAGAAGGTGCCGGGGATCAAATGGTACTTACCGTTGAGTCTGGACCAGTTGGTGGGGTTCCAGGTGGAGGATTAGATTTTGGAGCTTCAACTAACCCACAGGCAATACTTGATCAACCATATCAATTTGATTTTTATGATGGTGGAGGGTTAGATTTAGCATTCTTAGGTTTAGCTCAATGCGATAAAAAAGGTAATATAAATGTTTCTAAATTCGGCCCTAAAATAGCTGGTTGTGGTGGATTTATCAATATTACTCAAAATGCTAAGAAAGTAGTATATTGTGGAACCTTTACAGCCGGAGGATTAAAGATTAAGGCGGAAGATGGAAAGCTTACCATAGAAAACGAAGGTAAAGTTAAAAAATTTGTAGAAGAAGTTGAACAAATAACATTTAGCGGTGACTATGCAATTGACAATAATACACCTATTTTATATATAACTGAGAGAGCAGTATTTGAGCTTGGTAAAGAAGGTTTAATTTTAACTGAAATTGCTCCTGGTATAGATCTTCAAAAAGATGTTCTAGATTTAATGAATTTTAAACCAATAGTTTCAGATAATCTACAGGAAATGGATTCAAAGATATTTAAGGATGAATTAATTGGATTAACTATATAG
- a CDS encoding GntP family permease, translated as MLGVIGIIISLGLLMYLAYRGITVLILAPLLAMLAVLFSGDIPLLASYTEVFMKSFAGYAKAYFPLFLLGAIFGKVMDASGAAKSIAHFIAQKLGKDKAILAVVLSCAILTYGGVSLFVVAFAVYPVAAALFREGGVPKRFVPASIALGSFTFTMTALPGTPQIQNAIPMPFFGTTAWAAPFLGLIGAAVMFGGGMFWLTTRSKKAMAAGEGYGDHKEDIKEFDLEKLPSFAAALAPIIIVLVLNYLLGRFYFANMDGSYLEQFGTTLSKVKGIWSIIISLVVSILAALVLFRKNIGNMKETVNQGAYGSLLAIINTASEVGYGNVIKALGAFALIKAAILAIPGNPLISLAVSTSSLAGITGSASGGMSIALGALGDIYLQKAHALGINPEAFHRIAAMACGGLDTLPHNGAVITLLGITGLTHRESYADLGMCTVVIPIIATAVAIIAATFGIV; from the coding sequence ATGTTAGGTGTTATTGGTATTATTATTTCCTTGGGCTTACTTATGTATCTAGCCTACAGAGGTATCACAGTTCTTATTTTAGCTCCATTACTAGCAATGTTAGCAGTACTATTCTCGGGGGATATTCCTCTACTAGCAAGTTACACTGAAGTATTTATGAAAAGCTTTGCAGGATATGCAAAAGCCTATTTCCCGCTATTCTTACTAGGTGCAATATTTGGTAAAGTTATGGATGCCTCAGGGGCAGCTAAATCTATAGCCCATTTTATAGCTCAAAAGCTTGGCAAAGATAAAGCAATATTAGCAGTTGTATTATCTTGTGCCATATTAACCTATGGTGGAGTTTCACTATTCGTTGTTGCTTTTGCAGTTTATCCAGTAGCAGCAGCATTATTTAGAGAAGGTGGAGTTCCAAAGAGATTTGTTCCTGCATCAATTGCTCTTGGATCTTTTACATTCACTATGACAGCATTACCGGGTACTCCTCAAATTCAAAATGCTATTCCTATGCCATTCTTTGGAACTACTGCTTGGGCAGCTCCATTCCTTGGACTTATAGGTGCAGCAGTTATGTTTGGTGGAGGTATGTTCTGGCTTACAACAAGATCAAAGAAGGCTATGGCGGCTGGAGAAGGATATGGTGATCACAAGGAAGATATCAAGGAATTTGATTTAGAAAAGCTTCCTAGCTTTGCCGCTGCATTGGCTCCAATAATTATAGTACTTGTACTTAACTATTTACTTGGTAGATTCTATTTTGCAAATATGGATGGTTCTTACCTAGAGCAATTCGGAACTACATTATCAAAGGTTAAAGGTATATGGAGTATAATTATTTCCCTTGTAGTATCTATACTAGCAGCATTAGTTTTATTCCGTAAAAATATCGGAAACATGAAGGAAACTGTAAACCAAGGTGCATATGGTTCATTATTAGCTATAATCAATACTGCATCTGAGGTTGGATATGGTAATGTTATTAAAGCTTTAGGAGCATTCGCATTAATTAAAGCAGCTATACTTGCAATACCAGGTAACCCCCTTATATCCCTTGCAGTATCAACAAGTTCCCTTGCAGGTATAACAGGTTCTGCTTCAGGTGGTATGAGTATTGCCCTAGGTGCATTAGGGGATATCTACCTTCAAAAAGCCCATGCACTTGGAATTAATCCAGAAGCTTTCCATAGAATAGCTGCAATGGCTTGTGGTGGTCTTGATACACTTCCTCATAATGGGGCAGTTATAACATTATTAGGTATCACAGGACTTACTCATAGGGAATCCTATGCAGATCTTGGAATGTGTACAGTTGTAATACCAATTATTGCTACTGCAGTGGCAATAATAGCAGCAACATTCGGTATAGTTTAA
- a CDS encoding glycosyltransferase family 2 protein: MIYTIVPARDEGKRIDKTLDMLLKTKTDRILVLINGSMDNTLEKVSNIDNDRILVYCFNKALGLDIPRAIGAYFAYNLGATGFIFVDGDMMGNIASNIDEIINDLSYNNIDLALTDCYHQTNGNSHMAKVQLSFRRQLNLELGVYDKIRYATPSHGPHGISKELIDRIGFENLAIPPTVLALAVKNNLNIKVTTKIPDYMLQSTIKDEFHALQIAKTIIGDCIEASSLYRGNTNQRGFDGKTFLGYHKNRRFDILKLVIDSLG, from the coding sequence ATGATCTATACGATTGTCCCTGCCAGGGATGAAGGAAAAAGAATTGATAAAACCCTAGACATGCTTCTCAAAACTAAAACAGATAGAATTTTAGTTTTGATTAATGGCTCCATGGATAACACCCTTGAAAAGGTTTCTAATATAGATAATGATAGAATACTTGTATATTGCTTTAACAAGGCCCTTGGATTAGATATTCCAAGGGCTATAGGGGCTTATTTTGCCTATAATCTAGGGGCGACTGGCTTCATTTTTGTAGATGGGGATATGATGGGAAATATAGCCTCTAATATAGACGAAATAATTAATGATTTGTCCTACAATAATATTGATTTAGCCCTAACGGATTGCTACCATCAAACAAATGGCAACAGTCATATGGCCAAAGTACAATTATCCTTTAGACGTCAATTGAATCTTGAACTGGGAGTCTATGATAAAATCCGTTATGCTACCCCAAGCCACGGCCCCCACGGTATATCCAAAGAACTTATTGATAGGATCGGATTTGAAAACCTTGCAATTCCTCCCACAGTATTGGCTTTAGCAGTTAAAAACAATCTAAATATCAAGGTTACTACTAAAATTCCTGATTATATGCTCCAATCAACAATAAAGGATGAATTCCATGCTTTACAAATAGCTAAAACAATCATTGGCGACTGCATAGAAGCTTCATCCTTATATAGGGGCAATACCAATCAAAGAGGCTTTGATGGCAAAACCTTTTTGGGCTATCACAAAAATAGGCGTTTTGATATATTAAAGCTGGTTATAGATAGTTTAGGGTAA
- a CDS encoding TIGR00366 family protein has translation MFKRITNGCVAIVQKYLPDPFLFAVILTFIVFGLGIIFTGQGPMAMVLHWSGGFWKLLAFSMQMALVLVTGHTLANAPIVKKGLSSLAGIAKTPGQAIITVTVVSTIACWINWGFGLVIGALFARELARQVKGVDYRLLIASAYSGFLVWHSGLSGSIPLKLATPGKDLATATGGAVTEIINTNSTIFSSYNIIIFGVILIVMPFLNKAMHPKAENVMAIDPKLLQDDDDIAATSTKKMTPADKMENSPIISILVGIMGFAFIIYYFSKNGFKLNLNIVNFLFLFTGIILHGTPRRFLDAVANAAKGTSGIILQFPFYAGIMGMMTGAPAEGVSLAGAMSNWFVNISNQTTFPLFSFLSAGLVNFFVPSGGGQWAVQAPIMMPAGAKLGVPAAKTAMAIAWGDAWTNMIQPFWALPALGIAGLGARDIMGFCVIDLICTGVIIAAGLMFL, from the coding sequence ATGTTTAAAAGAATTACTAATGGTTGTGTCGCAATTGTACAAAAGTATTTACCAGATCCATTTTTATTCGCTGTAATACTAACTTTTATTGTGTTTGGATTAGGAATTATATTTACTGGTCAAGGTCCAATGGCTATGGTGCTTCATTGGAGTGGAGGATTCTGGAAGCTTTTAGCGTTTTCAATGCAGATGGCATTAGTATTGGTTACTGGACATACCTTAGCAAATGCTCCTATAGTTAAGAAGGGGCTATCATCCTTAGCAGGTATAGCAAAAACTCCAGGGCAGGCCATCATAACTGTTACAGTAGTTTCAACAATAGCATGCTGGATTAACTGGGGATTTGGACTAGTAATCGGAGCCTTATTTGCAAGGGAATTAGCTAGACAAGTTAAGGGCGTGGATTATAGATTATTGATTGCTTCAGCCTATTCAGGCTTCTTAGTATGGCATTCAGGTCTTTCTGGATCAATACCACTAAAGCTTGCTACACCTGGTAAAGACTTAGCGACAGCAACCGGTGGGGCAGTTACAGAAATTATTAATACAAATTCTACGATATTTTCTTCATACAATATAATTATTTTTGGTGTTATATTAATTGTTATGCCATTTCTAAACAAAGCAATGCATCCTAAGGCCGAAAACGTTATGGCTATAGATCCAAAATTGTTACAGGATGACGATGATATTGCTGCCACTTCAACTAAAAAAATGACTCCAGCCGATAAAATGGAAAACAGTCCAATAATCTCAATTTTAGTTGGGATCATGGGATTTGCCTTCATAATCTATTATTTCAGTAAAAACGGATTTAAATTAAACCTAAATATAGTAAACTTCTTGTTCCTATTTACGGGTATCATACTTCATGGAACGCCTAGAAGATTCTTAGATGCTGTAGCTAATGCTGCAAAGGGAACTTCAGGAATAATACTTCAATTTCCCTTCTATGCAGGAATCATGGGAATGATGACGGGGGCACCTGCTGAAGGAGTATCCTTAGCAGGTGCTATGTCAAACTGGTTCGTAAATATCTCAAATCAAACTACCTTCCCATTATTTTCATTCTTGAGTGCAGGACTTGTTAACTTCTTTGTACCATCCGGTGGTGGACAATGGGCAGTGCAAGCTCCTATAATGATGCCAGCCGGTGCTAAACTAGGTGTTCCAGCGGCTAAGACTGCAATGGCCATAGCTTGGGGGGATGCTTGGACAAATATGATTCAACCTTTCTGGGCATTACCAGCATTGGGAATAGCAGGTCTTGGGGCCAGGGATATAATGGGCTTCTGTGTTATAGACCTAATTTGTACAGGTGTAATAATAGCAGCAGGACTAATGTTCCTATAG
- a CDS encoding thioredoxin family protein, which produces MKKVVIFTSNTCPHCHTAKEYLSQNNIEFEEKNVQTDPQARKELVKKKIMGVPAIFVDDEVIIGFDKNRLDELLT; this is translated from the coding sequence ATGAAAAAGGTTGTTATATTTACTAGTAACACATGCCCCCATTGCCATACAGCGAAGGAGTATCTTTCCCAAAATAATATTGAGTTTGAGGAAAAGAACGTTCAGACAGACCCTCAAGCGAGAAAAGAATTGGTTAAAAAGAAGATTATGGGGGTTCCTGCTATCTTTGTCGATGATGAAGTAATCATTGGATTTGATAAGAATAGACTTGATGAATTACTTACATAA
- a CDS encoding recombinase family protein — protein MRCAVYVRVSTEMWTQKSSIAHQKNFFERYIGERGWELYRIYEDIESGMWVEKRDGLRKLIEDSEKGLFNILLTKSISRFARNTLEGLKYIRELKERNIRFITIEDAFDSFEYDEFMFTLLLSMAQKESEKISERIRFGKKQRASKGFYNGSNAPYGYKKEGKDTLVSAEDITTEVVKKIFSMYIHGSGLYKIAKYLNHQAYPTPSMSAGKANSNNVWHQSTIKNILTNEIYIGNMVQNKSKTKDLLGGIREENLEDEYIRVDNTHQAIIDKNTFHLVQRTLKEKAQKRTPCTKHLFTNVLYCGECGSKLHYKKNRNSYICGRLNKMGKSYCKGCHVNEGEVKEAIEKHLMELIYRDIDLVRFNKDIKKEIEKNQNSDDIRLIEKAIKNLFKRKIRLLDICLEGLISKEEYNIKKTSLNSQLELLQNKKKRVELELLGSGQRNINSYNQLYQYIELDNIVISKLIKKIIVYNDNRIQVFYNFFG, from the coding sequence TTGAGATGTGCTGTATATGTAAGGGTTTCCACGGAAATGTGGACTCAAAAGAGTAGTATAGCACATCAGAAGAATTTTTTTGAAAGATACATAGGAGAAAGGGGCTGGGAGCTTTACAGGATTTATGAGGATATTGAAAGTGGCATGTGGGTAGAAAAAAGAGATGGACTGCGGAAATTGATAGAGGATAGTGAAAAAGGACTTTTTAATATATTACTTACTAAAAGCATATCTAGATTCGCTAGAAATACTTTAGAGGGACTAAAATATATAAGAGAATTAAAGGAAAGAAATATAAGATTCATTACCATAGAGGATGCCTTTGATTCCTTTGAATACGATGAATTTATGTTCACCCTACTACTATCCATGGCTCAAAAAGAATCGGAAAAGATCAGTGAGCGTATAAGGTTTGGCAAAAAACAACGTGCCAGTAAAGGATTTTATAATGGAAGCAATGCTCCCTATGGTTACAAAAAAGAGGGGAAGGATACATTGGTGTCAGCAGAGGACATAACGACAGAGGTAGTAAAAAAGATATTTAGTATGTATATTCATGGATCGGGACTATATAAAATAGCTAAGTATCTGAACCATCAAGCATATCCAACCCCTAGTATGTCAGCGGGTAAAGCTAATAGTAACAATGTATGGCATCAAAGCACCATAAAAAACATACTTACAAATGAAATTTATATAGGTAATATGGTACAAAATAAGAGTAAGACAAAGGATCTACTGGGGGGAATAAGGGAAGAAAATCTAGAAGATGAATATATAAGAGTTGATAATACCCACCAGGCTATAATAGATAAAAATACCTTTCATTTAGTCCAAAGGACCTTAAAGGAAAAAGCCCAAAAAAGAACACCATGTACGAAGCACCTATTCACCAATGTATTATATTGTGGAGAATGTGGTAGTAAGCTTCACTATAAAAAAAATAGAAACTCATATATATGTGGCAGATTAAATAAAATGGGTAAAAGCTACTGCAAAGGCTGCCATGTTAATGAAGGAGAAGTAAAAGAAGCAATTGAAAAACATTTGATGGAGCTTATTTATAGGGATATAGATTTAGTTAGATTTAACAAAGATATTAAGAAGGAAATAGAAAAAAACCAAAACAGCGATGATATAAGGCTTATTGAGAAAGCCATAAAAAATTTATTTAAAAGGAAAATCAGGCTTTTAGATATATGCCTAGAGGGATTGATATCAAAGGAAGAATATAACATAAAAAAAACATCGTTGAATAGCCAGCTAGAGCTTTTACAAAACAAGAAAAAAAGGGTAGAATTAGAACTGTTGGGCAGTGGACAAAGGAACATAAACAGCTATAATCAATTGTACCAATATATAGAATTAGATAATATAGTCATAAGCAAGCTTATCAAAAAAATAATTGTTTATAATGATAATAGAATCCAAGTGTTTTATAATTTTTTTGGATAA
- the yabG gene encoding sporulation peptidase YabG, with product MTRLSVGDIVARKSYDYDILFKVTDIVVDSNNKRTFILKGTNLRIIADSPEGDLIKVPFNKVDQFNKTYKKRINQIVKNILVERKENYYRSLTRNITEHSRESNHFGRPGKVLHLDGDGEYIDVCLKVYDQLDIEAMGKIIPETEQPKVVSKMLKEFNPDILILTGHDSILKGEDDFTDIENYRHSKYFVESVKEARKYESSMDELVIFAGACQSLFEAIIEAGANFASSPHRTLIQCRV from the coding sequence ATGACTAGGCTAAGTGTAGGCGATATAGTAGCGAGAAAATCATATGACTATGATATTTTGTTCAAGGTTACAGATATAGTCGTTGATTCAAATAATAAGAGGACTTTTATCCTTAAGGGAACCAATCTTAGAATTATTGCAGATTCCCCAGAGGGTGATTTGATAAAGGTTCCATTTAATAAAGTAGATCAGTTTAATAAAACATACAAAAAAAGGATTAATCAGATAGTGAAAAACATCTTAGTAGAAAGAAAGGAAAATTACTATAGAAGCTTAACGAGAAATATTACTGAACACTCAAGGGAAAGTAACCATTTTGGCAGACCCGGTAAGGTTTTACATTTAGATGGTGATGGAGAGTATATAGATGTGTGTTTGAAGGTATATGATCAACTGGATATAGAGGCAATGGGAAAAATCATACCTGAAACTGAACAGCCCAAGGTAGTAAGTAAGATGCTTAAGGAATTTAATCCTGATATATTAATTTTGACAGGTCATGACAGCATACTAAAAGGAGAAGATGATTTTACTGACATAGAGAATTATAGGCATTCAAAATATTTTGTAGAAAGCGTTAAGGAAGCTAGGAAATATGAATCAAGCATGGATGAACTCGTGATTTTCGCAGGAGCCTGCCAATCTTTATTTGAAGCAATAATTGAAGCAGGAGCAAACTTTGCCAGCTCACCCCATAGAACACTAATCCAGTGTAGAGTGTAG